Genomic DNA from Candidatus Koribacter versatilis Ellin345:
TGGGATTCGGTCGTTATGGCAGCGGCGTCGCGCGCCGGCTGCAGGTTGCTTCTTTCCGAGGATCTTCAGGATGGCTTCACGTGGTCTGGCCTCACGATTGCCAACCCGCTTGCAGCGAAAATCCACCCATTGCTCGAGTCACTTCTGCACTAGATTCCGGCACGCGAGCCGCCGCGCTCACCGTTTCGAAACCGAATTCGACCCGTAGTTCACGGCCCAGACATTGGCGCCGTCGAACGCGAGGGCGTAGGGCTGTTTGCCGACGGGGTAGTTGGTGACCGTCGTCCCACCGTCAATCCAATCAATTTTCGACAGCGACGAACTGGAAGAGTTTGCCACCCATACGTCATGCCCGTCGTAGATGACGCCTCGCGGCACAAGTCCCACCGGAATTGTGGCATTGACGCTTCCGTCAAGGAGCATAAGGACCGCCGTGTTGCTTCCTGCGTTCGTCACGACCATCAAACGGGCGCCCCCGTAAATCGGCTCCGGCACAAACGCGATTCCCCACGGCTGTGACCCGCCGGACGAATACGTCCCAATCACCGCTCCGGTCTGCGTATTGAGCTTCGAGACGGTGTTGTCGCCGAAGTTGGTGACCCAGATATCGGTACCATCGAAAGCTACGTTCATCGGTTCCTTGCCGATGGGGAAACAGGTAGCAAAGGCGCCGTCGATGGCGCGGATGCGGGTGACACAGTTATGCGGCTGGTTGGCAATCCACATGTATGTGCCGTCGAACGCGATACCTCGCGAACCGTACTTGATCGGGTAAGAAATGGGCGATCCGCCGGATGGGCGGAACTTGTAGACCGCGCTATCCGGGTAACTCGTGACCCACATATATTCGCCATCGTAAGCGAGGGCCCATGGCGATGTGCCAACCGAACCGGGCCCCAGAGCGGCTCCCGAACCGTCGAAGGTGTTTAGGGGGATGACTCTGCCATCGCCGGAGCTCGCAATCCAGATGTGCTGTCCATCAAATGCGATCCCGGCGGGGGCGGCGCCGTAGCTAAACGTGGGCACCGTAGTGGGCGCGTACTTCAGGAGGGCGATTTCGGCAACCGTGTATGAGGGTGCTGCTTGTGCGAAAACACAGATCGGAGCAACTAGGAGGAGAAGCAGCAGCGCATAGCGTTTCAGCATGAAGGCCTCCAGAGCTGGATTGGCGAACGCAGTATAGTCAGCTGAACGCAGCCTTCAAGATGAATTCGGAAGCAGCCATCATTGAGGTCCGAATAAGAAACGGTGTGATCCATCTCACGCGCACCCGTGCGGCAGCTCACATCCTTCGTGACACCATCTGATTAACATGCCCTACTGGGGCATTCCCAAACGCAACCCAGCTCTTTGACAACATCGAGGCCCACCGGTCCGCCTGAACACGATTTCGACGCTACTAAGTCTTTTGTTTGGAATATTTTGCCTATAACTCCTTTCGATGGAATATTTTGCAGGCTATGCAATAGCTAAGTCTCGCGTTTTGAAGAATTTGCGATTTTTTAGAGGGGAGGGGGTACTCTTGAGGCAACGGGCTCTTCCAGCGTCTGATCGCTAGGGAACGAAGGCCAGGAACAGGAAGGCGGCGAGCAGCACGAGATGCACAATGCCTTGCAGCACAGTGGTGCGTCCGGTCCCGAGGGTGACGAGACTCATTACCAGCGTTAGCCCCAGCAATACCGACTCGGTGCGTCCCAGGCCCAGGATGATCGGTTTGTGAAGAGCAATTGCAACTGCGGCCGTGGCGGGAATCGTGAGGCCGATCGTGGCCAGCGCGGAACCAAGAGCTAGGTTCATGCTGGTTTGAATGCGATTAGCTCGCGCCGCTCGCACCGCCGCCAGGCCCTCGGGAAGCAGCACCACGCCGGCAATCAGGATGCCGACGACGCTCTTAGGGGCGCCGGCATTTTCAATCATCTTCTCCACCGCTGGCGTAATCGATTTTGCCAGCGCAACCACGGCCACGAGTGAGACCAGCAACAGTCCGGAACTGGCCAAAGTCATGCGGTTGCTCGGCGGCGGCGTGTGCGCTTCTTCTGCACCAGAGCCTTCGGCGGGCAGGAAGTAATCGCGATGGCGGACCGTCTGTACGAAGACGAACGAGCCATACAGCACCAGGGAGGCCGCGGCGGCGAACACCAGTTGCGCGGAACTGAACGTCCCCACGCCGGTGGTAGTGGTGATGTTCGGAAAGACCAGGGTGAGGGTGCTCAGGGCGATGAGCACGGAGAGCGCCGCGTTCGTGCCCTGCAGTTGAAATCCCTGCTCGCGGTGTCGGACGCCTCCCGCTAAAAGGCAGAGACCAACGATCCCGTTGCAAACGATCATGACGGCAGCAAACACGGTGTCGCGGGCAACCTGGGCTTTTTCCGGACCGCTCGAAATCATCATTGAAGCAATCAGCGCTACTTCAATGATCGTAACTGCGAGCGCCAGGACCAGCGTTCCAAATGGCTCGCCGACCCGGTGGGCGATCAACTCGGCGTGATACACCGCAGCAAAAACAACCGCGAAGATCGCAAGACCTTCGACCGTCGCCAACCACACGTTGCCGCGAAGGAAAATCCCTGCCACGAGCAAGGCCCAGCCAAACAACGGCCAAGCCATCGCCCACCACGGCATTTTTGAAGTGCTCACACCCATCACCACGCATTATCGCAGTGTTGGGTTGAACACGGTAACGCGATTCCGGACCTAAACGGGTGGGCCTTCCGGCGCTCCGCTCGGCTTCGGCTTCGGCGTGTTGTTCTTCGGATCGCGGAGGAAGCGCTCGATTTCATTTGCGAGGCGCGGGTTGGAAGTGCCGATTGCCTGCTGCGACGCGAGTATGCCGCGATAGGCTGCGGCTTGGGTTTCCGGCGTAGCCGTTTCATCGGCTGCCAGCGCCATTAGCTGCTCGGCGACAGAAGACTGCACGACTTCGCCGAGCGGATCGTTGGCATCGGCTGCGGCACGCTTCACCAGTGCGTCGATGACTTCGTCGGCGCCCACGGCATTCGCGTCTTCGGTGTGGATTGCAATCAGGCGCTCGATCCGGCGCGGCATAAGT
This window encodes:
- a CDS encoding calcium:proton antiporter is translated as MSTSKMPWWAMAWPLFGWALLVAGIFLRGNVWLATVEGLAIFAVVFAAVYHAELIAHRVGEPFGTLVLALAVTIIEVALIASMMISSGPEKAQVARDTVFAAVMIVCNGIVGLCLLAGGVRHREQGFQLQGTNAALSVLIALSTLTLVFPNITTTTGVGTFSSAQLVFAAAASLVLYGSFVFVQTVRHRDYFLPAEGSGAEEAHTPPPSNRMTLASSGLLLVSLVAVVALAKSITPAVEKMIENAGAPKSVVGILIAGVVLLPEGLAAVRAARANRIQTSMNLALGSALATIGLTIPATAAVAIALHKPIILGLGRTESVLLGLTLVMSLVTLGTGRTTVLQGIVHLVLLAAFLFLAFVP